One genomic window of Anaerotignum faecicola includes the following:
- the hpt gene encoding hypoxanthine phosphoribosyltransferase: LKGGVFFTCELSKRISLPLTLDFMSVSSYGAGTVSSGIVKIVKDLDEPIEGKDVLIVEDIIDSGNTLSYLIEVLKQRNPKSIELCTLLDKPERRVKKQVTVKYTCFTVPDQFIVGYGLDYDQKYRN; this comes from the coding sequence TTAAAGGGAGGCGTATTCTTCACCTGCGAGCTGTCCAAGAGGATCAGCCTGCCCCTGACTCTGGATTTCATGTCTGTATCCAGCTATGGCGCAGGCACTGTATCCAGCGGAATTGTTAAGATCGTAAAGGATTTGGATGAACCGATTGAAGGAAAGGACGTATTGATCGTAGAAGACATCATCGATTCCGGCAATACGCTTTCTTATCTGATTGAGGTCCTGAAGCAGAGAAACCCGAAAAGCATTGAACTGTGCACGCTGCTCGATAAACCGGAACGCCGTGTGAAGAAACAGGTTACGGTGAAATACACCTGCTTTACCGTACCGGATCAGTTCATCGTGGGATACGGTCTTGATTATGACCAGAAATACAGGAATT